From one Rosa rugosa chromosome 4, drRosRugo1.1, whole genome shotgun sequence genomic stretch:
- the LOC133742879 gene encoding probable glutamyl endopeptidase, chloroplastic, giving the protein MTANLLAHAPHLFACGIARSGAYNRTLTPFGFHNEERTLWEATSTYVEMSPFMSANKIKKPILVIHGEEDNNQGTLTMQSDRFFNALKGNGALCRLVILPFESHGYAARESIMHVLWETDRWLQKYCVSETSDVNVDQDACKDNIGRGSTNSESKAVATGGGSGSEVSNSEHEVVDSLPRSLL; this is encoded by the exons ATGACTGCAAACCTACTGGCACATGCTCCTCATCTTTTTGCTTGTGGAATTGCTCGTTCTGGTGCTTACAACAGAACACTTACTCCTTTCGGTTTTCAT AATGAGGAAAGAACTCTTTGGGAGGCTACTAGTACTTATGTGGAGATGAGTCCTTTCATGTCAGCTAATAAAATTAAGAAGCCAATCTTGGTTATCCATGGAGAGGAAGACAATAATCAAGGGACTTTAACCATGCAG TCCGATCGTTTCTTTAATGCTCTGAAAGGTAATGGTGCTCTTTGCCGCCTTGTGATTCTTCCCTTTGAGAGCCATGGCTATGCTGCAAGAGAGAGTATCATGCATGTGCTATGGGAAACTGACAGGTGGTTGCAAAAATATTGTGTGTCAGAGACTTCTGATGTAAATGTTGATCAAGATGCATGTAAAGACAATATAGGCAGAGGATCTACAAATTCTGAAAGCAAAGCAGTGGCTACTGGCGGAGGCAGTGGCTCAGAAGTGTCAAATTCTGAGCATGAAGTAGTTGACTCTTTGCCGAGGTCATTGTTATG A
- the LOC133742878 gene encoding uncharacterized protein LOC133742878: MFGWLDLTNCWRLLDNLVQEAETKGLLVNYDHQVEADLFSVFLSSQKSAFGVVLPASHEIPKWFSCQMDFKGSGQFEFDIQVLPNFKWENTGLALCVATKRMRYWGFQIFINEVLLPIKNLHRYNGFNCRGGAAHVLLFYIPFDRIDMSPFGHKRPLAPFQCRVSIFQRHYPSMVPWKSCGVHLVMPPNEECMKLSHAWNLRDSCKTEDDFVLNLEPRDHGSKWANSSREEGPSRKYL; this comes from the exons ATGTTTGGGTGGCTGGACTTGACCAATTGCTGGAGGTTGCTTGACAATCTGGTTCAGGAGGCAGAGACGAAAGGTTTGTTGGTGAATTATGATCATCAGGTGGAGGCTGAtctcttctctgtttttctaTCTTCTCAGAAGTCTGCATTCGGGGTTGTACTTCCAGCAAGTCATGAAATTCCAAAGTGGTTCAGTTGTCAAATGGATTTCAAAGGGAGTGGACAGTTTGAATTTGATATTCAAGTCCTTCCTAATTTCAAATGGGAGAACACAGGATTGGCTCTATGTGTTGCTACCAAACGGATGCGCTATTGGGGATTCCAAATTTTTATCAACGAAGTACTACTGCCGATTAAAAATTTACATCGTTATAATGGTTTTAATTGTAGAGGTGGTGCGGCTCATGTGTTGCTGTTTTATATTCCGTTCGATAGAATTGATATGAGTCCATTTGGTCATAAGCGTCCGCTGGCACCTTTCCAATGTCGAGTTAGTATTTTTCAAAGACACTATCCTAGCATGGTTCCCTGGAAAAGCTGCGGAGTGCACCTGGTAATGCCACCAAATGAAGAGTGCATGAAACTATCCCACGCATGGAACCTCAGGGATAGCTGCAAAACAG AGGACGACTTTGTTCTTAATTTGGAACCAAGGGACCATGGCAGCAAGTGGGCGAATAGCTCAAGAGAAGAAGGGCCGTCCCGGAAGTATCTTTAA